One part of the Muntiacus reevesi chromosome 20, mMunRee1.1, whole genome shotgun sequence genome encodes these proteins:
- the LOC136151245 gene encoding zinc finger protein ZIC 5-like — protein sequence MNECGGRSLGKPLCNAALNKALRMPGGGGGMEVPAQEGAQSECGERQEEEQDARRRARQPGDSSSPPPPPPPLPSPPLSSSNSSASPTLGRSGADPRPQPTPLCCGRPLAKCARGWGGWVSQYLLSSQDRSSGREGAQKWQVSPARAAIPSASGSAPRPRSPRAEPAARTPGGAAAAAAGPGAALLMAAAAARNLRDPRAAAAAAAAGRPPSLDNPKHKQNLPPRRLPGPPHPRLRPPPRRRRPSRSRSRSSSSRCRH from the exons ATGAATGAATGTGGAGGGCGGAGCCTGGGAAAACCCCTCTGCAACGCTGCACTGAACAAAGCGCTTCGCATGCCAGGAGGGGGGGGAGGGATGGAAGTGCCAGCTCAGGAAGGAGCCCAGAGTGAATGCGGAGAGCGGCAGGAGGAGGAACAGGACGCGAGGAGGCGAGCGCGGCAGCCCGGAGACTCctcctcgccgccgccgccgccccctcccctcccgtcccctcccctctccagcaGCAACTCCTCCGCCAGCCCGACCCTCGGGCGATCGGGAGCCGACCCACGCCCCCAACCCACCCCGCTGTGCTGCGGACGC cCTCTTGCAAAATGCGCCCGCGGCTGGGGAGGCTGGGTCTCTCAGTACCTGCTCAGCTCGCAGGACCGCAGCTCGGGCCGCGAGGGCGCCCAGAAGTGGCAAGTGTCTCCCGCACGCGCAGCCATCCCCTCTGCAAG CGGCAGCGCCCCCCGCCCGCGGAGCCCGCGCGCCGAACCTGCTGCCAGGACGCCCGGCGGGGCCGCCGCCGCTGCAGCCGGCCCCGGAGCTGCGCTGCTGATGGCGGCGGCCGCAGCTCGGAATCTCCGCGACCcccgcgcggcggcggcggcggcggcggctgggcGCCCTCCTTCACTTGACAACCCCAAACACAAACAGAACCTCCCCCCGCGGCGGCTCCcggggcccccccacccccggctccggccccctccccgccgccgccgccccagccgcagccgcagccgcagcagcagcagccgctgCCGCCACTAA